A section of the Acidobacteriota bacterium genome encodes:
- a CDS encoding transcriptional regulator — MESVFEIIAEPNRRAILSLLVSSQQSVGQIERQLRMPQPAVSKHLRVLREAGFVESTVDAQRRLYRLKPEPFQEVDHWLAQFRRFWSAHVDALERHLDRMDIDEDQSTPTKRKTRRRRRGRNRERGKGETK, encoded by the coding sequence GTGGAATCTGTCTTCGAAATCATTGCGGAGCCGAACCGGCGCGCGATATTGAGTCTGCTGGTCTCGTCACAACAGTCCGTCGGACAAATCGAGCGTCAACTTCGTATGCCCCAGCCGGCCGTGTCAAAGCACCTGCGCGTGCTGCGCGAGGCCGGATTCGTGGAATCCACGGTCGACGCACAGCGCCGTCTATACCGGCTGAAGCCTGAACCGTTTCAGGAGGTCGATCACTGGCTGGCGCAGTTCCGCCGCTTCTGGTCCGCTCACGTCGACGCTCTCGAACGCCACCTCGACCGCATGGATATCGATGAAGATCAATCAACACCAACGAAAAGAAAGACGAGGAGAAGACGACGCGGCCGAAACCGCGAACGTGGAAAAGGAGAAACGAAATGA
- a CDS encoding glyoxalase has protein sequence MKIKLTNVYVDDQEKALRFYTQVLGFAKKTDFSQGPYRWLTVASPEEPDGTELQLALNNNPAAKAYQQAMFQQGQPGAMFFTDDVKGDYERIKARGAEFTMPPTGVTGSTIAMLKDTCGNLIQLTQLTWYSR, from the coding sequence ATGAAAATCAAATTGACCAACGTGTACGTGGACGATCAGGAAAAGGCCCTGCGCTTCTATACGCAGGTACTGGGCTTTGCCAAGAAGACCGATTTCAGTCAGGGCCCATATCGCTGGCTGACCGTGGCCTCGCCCGAGGAGCCGGACGGCACTGAGCTGCAGTTGGCGCTGAACAATAACCCCGCGGCTAAAGCGTATCAGCAGGCGATGTTTCAACAGGGCCAGCCCGGGGCCATGTTCTTTACCGACGACGTCAAGGGTGACTACGAGCGGATCAAGGCACGCGGCGCCGAGTTCACCATGCCGCCCACCGGCGTGACCGGCTCGACCATTGCGATGCTGAAGGACACCTGCGGCAACCTCATTCAACTCACCCAACTGACATGGTATTCACGCTAG
- a CDS encoding polyketide cyclase, with product MTDREQYTPGPASGAQVKKDGEMWTLILVRELRHKPEKVWRSLTEPAHLREWAPFDADRSLCTVGAKVKLTWMAAPTPQVSEIKVTRADAPKVLEYNWGDANTRWELEPLGGGTRLTLWHSLDRRFIAMGAAGWHICFDVLDRLLSGTPIGRIAGVEAVKFRGWQRLHVEYAKQFGIATPNLPPPAAQKP from the coding sequence ATGACCGATCGCGAGCAGTACACACCGGGTCCAGCCAGCGGGGCGCAGGTAAAAAAGGACGGAGAGATGTGGACGCTCATTCTCGTCAGAGAACTGCGCCACAAGCCGGAAAAAGTGTGGCGGTCGCTTACCGAACCGGCGCATCTGCGAGAGTGGGCGCCCTTCGACGCCGATAGGAGCCTGTGCACGGTTGGAGCGAAGGTAAAGCTCACGTGGATGGCAGCGCCCACGCCGCAAGTTTCCGAAATAAAAGTCACGCGAGCCGACGCGCCCAAGGTGCTTGAGTACAACTGGGGGGACGCCAATACCCGGTGGGAACTCGAACCCCTTGGCGGTGGCACGCGCCTGACTCTCTGGCACAGCCTGGATCGCCGCTTCATCGCAATGGGTGCTGCCGGATGGCACATTTGTTTCGATGTTCTGGATCGTCTTCTCAGCGGAACTCCTATCGGCCGCATTGCCGGCGTCGAGGCGGTGAAGTTCCGTGGTTGGCAGCGGCTGCACGTGGAATATGCGAAACAGTTCGGTATTGCAACGCCCAACTTGCCGCCTCCGGCGGCTCAAAAACCCTGA
- a CDS encoding PIN domain nuclease encodes MSRIYWDSMLFIYWIEDHPRYARRIAHILDRITERGDALCTSTFTLAEVLTGPYKRGDERLATQIREVFSGPAIEMLPFTHETADVYARIRARFGFAPADAIHLASAAESKTDVFLTNDDALVGKGVPGIQFVAGIDTDLF; translated from the coding sequence ATGAGCCGAATCTATTGGGATTCGATGCTGTTCATCTACTGGATCGAAGATCATCCGCGATACGCTCGGCGCATTGCCCACATACTGGACCGAATTACCGAACGTGGTGACGCTCTGTGTACCAGCACTTTCACATTGGCGGAAGTGCTTACCGGCCCTTACAAACGCGGAGACGAGAGGCTAGCCACTCAAATACGCGAGGTGTTTAGCGGTCCTGCGATTGAGATGCTGCCGTTCACGCATGAAACGGCGGATGTTTACGCCAGGATCCGCGCACGTTTTGGGTTCGCTCCTGCGGACGCCATACACCTCGCCAGTGCTGCTGAATCAAAAACCGACGTATTCCTCACCAATGATGACGCCTTAGTCGGAAAGGGAGTGCCTGGAATTCAGTTTGTCGCGGGAATCGATACGGATTTGTTCTGA